A region from the Rhodopseudomonas julia genome encodes:
- a CDS encoding glycosyltransferase, whose translation MKVALIHEALTVYGGAEKVLEELMRMFPEAPVFVPLYEPSAFPEAFQRADIRATWINRLPLVRSHHRALFPLYPLLMSSIDLSGYDLVISSSFNFAHNVVTPPESCHVCYCHSPPRFLWDYNAYARREGFGVGKRRVVESMLPRLRSMDRAAAQGVDFWVSTSTLVEQRIRKTYRRRSTIIPPPVDVNEFKPGSGRGEYFLLLMRLVGWKRPDIAVRACSELGLRLVVAGEGREMRHLKALAGPSVEFVGRVDGEAKAELYRNCKALILTSVEDFGITPLEAMASGRPVIALGEGGALDTVVPGETGELFEEQTCESLKRALLHFNPDLYDFAAIRRRAEHFDSGQFRARLNSFLTRSVRLYSRRMSETASDELDLGGAADASAPERQAEPRFPAHMHS comes from the coding sequence ATGAAGGTTGCTCTGATCCACGAAGCGCTGACCGTCTATGGTGGTGCCGAGAAGGTGCTCGAGGAGCTGATGCGGATGTTCCCGGAGGCTCCGGTCTTCGTTCCGCTTTACGAACCGTCAGCGTTTCCCGAGGCGTTCCAACGCGCCGATATTCGCGCGACCTGGATCAACCGGCTCCCTCTGGTGCGCTCCCATCACCGCGCGCTCTTTCCTCTCTACCCACTCCTGATGAGCTCGATCGACCTTTCCGGCTACGACCTTGTCATCAGCAGCTCCTTCAACTTCGCACACAATGTGGTCACGCCGCCGGAGAGCTGTCATGTGTGCTATTGCCATTCTCCGCCCCGCTTTCTCTGGGATTACAACGCTTATGCCCGGCGAGAGGGCTTTGGCGTGGGGAAAAGGCGGGTGGTGGAATCCATGCTGCCGCGGCTTCGCTCCATGGACCGCGCTGCGGCGCAGGGCGTCGATTTCTGGGTCAGCACGAGCACGCTGGTGGAGCAGCGAATCCGGAAGACCTACCGCCGTCGCAGTACGATCATCCCCCCGCCCGTCGACGTGAACGAGTTTAAGCCGGGAAGTGGCCGCGGCGAGTATTTTCTCCTGCTGATGCGTCTCGTCGGCTGGAAGCGACCCGATATTGCGGTCAGAGCCTGCAGCGAACTCGGGTTGAGACTCGTCGTGGCCGGCGAGGGCCGGGAGATGCGACACCTCAAAGCCCTCGCGGGGCCGAGCGTTGAATTCGTCGGGCGCGTGGATGGGGAGGCAAAGGCCGAGCTCTACCGCAATTGCAAAGCCCTGATCCTGACGTCGGTCGAGGATTTCGGCATTACACCGCTTGAGGCGATGGCTTCTGGGCGCCCTGTTATCGCTTTGGGTGAGGGAGGCGCTCTCGACACGGTGGTTCCCGGGGAGACTGGCGAGCTGTTTGAAGAACAGACGTGTGAGAGCCTCAAACGCGCACTCCTGCACTTCAATCCGGATCTCTACGATTTTGCGGCCATTCGTCGGCGCGCAGAACATTTCGACAGCGGTCAGTTTCGGGCAAGGCTGAACAGTTTTCTCACGCGCTCTGTCAGGCTCTACTCGCGGAGGATGAGCGAAACTGCTTCCGATGAGCTAGACCTTGGGGGAGCGGCCGACGCGAGTGCTCCGGAACGGCAAGCGGAGCCTCGGTTTCCAGCGCATATGCACTCTTAA